The DNA region CGTGCCGTTTGCGAAACGTGGATGCGCAACAAGCTGAGGTGCGCCCACGCTCCACAACAGCCGGACGGAGATGGCGTCGTGGGCGCCTTCGATGGCTATCCAGAGGGGCGACCGGTCGGGGAGCTGAAAGGCCCAGTTCCCCGCGAGCGGGTTGCCGTTCTCGGCGGCCGCCGCAACCAACGGGGTCAGCAGCGCCAGCGCGCCAAGGAACCTAGTTCTCGCCATCCTCGGCTGACTCCTGGGGCCTTTAACCGCAAGTACGTGCAATCCGCATCAACGCGTCGTGGCGACTCGGCCCGCGTTGGCGGCGCCCCGCGGGGTTAGGCTATTCACCGCGCGACCGAACGCCCTGAGGCTCGACAAAGTCATCTCGTCGTACTCACGCGAGGCGACCAGCCCGCTGGCGCCGGCGTCGATGGCGCGCTGGCAGGCGGCGACGATCGTCTCGGGGTCGCTCTTGATCACCTCCATCCCCCCATCGGGGAGGTGCCAGGGAACGTCCAGCCCGATGCCGCTGTAGACATGGGCCTTGCCACCGGCGCCCGCGACGGTGCGCCGCGTCTCGCGAAACACATACTCCGGCGACATCCCGCGCGAGTCGAGTTCGTCGAGCCCGGGCTCTCGCTGTCCGTCGTAGCCGAGCATCGCGTAGAGGGCTTGAAGGGTGTCGTCACGCGTGAAGTCAGCGAACACGCGGGCCTGCATCCGCTCGACGGCCCACCACCGCATCCGGCGGCCGAGGACGTCGTGGTACAGGATTGGTTTGATGTAGTCACAATTGTCGGCGATCTGTCCGTAGTCGACCGCGGCGCGGTAGATCGGGTCCCAGGAGCTCCGCTGATGGTCGATGTGCCGCCCGAACTGAGCGTTCGGCGCAAGCCCTTTCACCGCGCCGTAGAGCCGGCGCCCGATCTCTTCGTCGGCCGCGAACCATTCGCGTTCCCAGGACAGCACCTCTGGGTACTGCATCAGGACGCGGAAGACGGAAACGAGCACGCCGTCCGCGGGGGTTGCTCCACCCGCTTCGAGCCCTCGGATCAATTGTTGGAGCGCAGCAAACCCCGCCTTCGCTCGCTCGGCGTCGACTCCGCGCTGCTTGTTGCGGGCGACGCAGTGCAGGCAGAAGCACTCCGGCGTGGCGCCGCTAAAGAGGACCCGAGAGAGGGGCCCCACGCGTTCGGCGCCAAACTGGAACCCGTCCAGTGGGTAAGCCCTGAACAGTTCCGCGACCGTGGCGACCAGCCACTCGACGTAGGCGGGGTGATTCCAACAGGGCCCGCCCCCCGGCCGGCCATCGATCTTCACTGTCGCGACGCATTCGTATCCGGGCAGGCGGCCTTTGGCCTGCATGGACGCTTCGAGGATCCGGGCGTGCACCTTCATCCCGCGTCGCTGCGTCGCAGAGACGATCTCTGCCAACGCGTCGCGGTCGCCGTACTCGAGCGTGCCGTCGATCTGTTGGTGACCGATGGTTTGTCCCTTGAAGGCCGCGTGGTCGTGCCGCACCCAGCGGCTGGGGAGCCGCCGTTCGCGGTTGCTGGCCATTGGCAGGCCGTGATCGGCCAGCACGTTGGCCGGCCCGACGCCGTTGAGGTGGTAGGTATGGCTGTAGCAGAGCAGCGTGTTGATCGACGCGTCGGCCTGCAGCAGGTCGAGGCACCGCTCGATCCCCTCATCCAACAGATTCGCAGGAGCGATTTGCACCGCGGCGAACATCCCCTGCGAGGACGAGCCTCGGCCCGGCTCTCCGCGCACGAGGCCCGGCGACAGGCCGCCGGCCAGCGCGGCGCTTGCCACCCGCGTTAGGAATGCGCGACGATCCGGGGGACCCGAAGCAGAGTGGCGGTCCGCTTGCTTTGGATCGAGTCGAGGCAGTGGAAACCCGGAGGGGTCAATCATGTCACGTCGCGTTCTGGAAAGGAGAGCATGGGAGAAGCAGGCCCCCCGCGCGGAGACAGGTTCGCTTATCGGGCCTGCGACGGCCCCCCTAGGTAGGAGGCTCGCCAGGGGCAAAGCGGGACGCCAAAAAGCGGGATTTGCCCACGATTCTGGCGTCACTGAGGCCGGACGAGCCCTCCGGCGCGGCCCTTCCGGCGCCACATGGCGGCCTGCCCGATCGCAACCAAGATCGCGAGCGCCGCGACCGCGTAGCTGCCGACCGGCACGCCGCCGAGCGTTAGGTTCCAAGCGGTCCACAGGGACGCGCTGCCGGTGATCAGCAACGCGGCGCCGAGCGCGAGGTTCCACAATATCCGTGTGAACCCCTGCGGGCGCAGGTCCCCCAAGAGGGCCTTGGAATTGAGCATCGCGGCAAACGTCACCAGGGCGATCGGCAGCAGCGTGTAGCCGACCGTCCCTACAATCACCGCCAAGTACGCCTTGGACGCGCCCCCCCAGACGATGGGCCACAGCACCCCGGTCGACGCAAGCAACATTCCCAGGCGAAACCATCGGCCCCCCCGCTCAACGCCCAGCGCTTCGCATAGGGCAAAGCCGGAGATGAGCATCAGCAACGAGATGGTGGAAACCGCCATCGCCAATACGCCCAGGCCAAAGACCGTCTTCGAGGCGCCGGTCTCCTTGAACAACGAGTCGAGCGCCGCGGCAAGCTCCGCGGTGTCGCGCGGAAGCAACATCGACGCGACCCTGGCCTCGGCGAAGGTGACCGGCGTCTCTTCCAAACCCGGCGCGTCGCGTCTGCGTTCCAGCATCGCTGCCAGTTCGTCCCTGCTTCTGCGCAGCCGAGCTGAAGCGCCTTCCTTGGGCAGGGTGACCTCGATAGAACCTTCCTTGCCGGCGGCAATCGTCAGTCCCTCAAACGGCTTGGTGTAGAACTGCGACCCAGCGGCTAGTACGATGCACGCCGTCCCGATCGCGAAGGGCGCCAAGAGTCCGAGGCACAGGTCGAAGACGGCAAACCCGCGGTGGGTTGATGTCCATCCCTTGGCCAGGAGCGAGTAGGGCATCAGGAACGTCATGTTGATGCCAACCGCCGCGGAAGCGGCCGCGATCATCAGCGCCCGCTGTTCGTCAACAATCGTGGCCCTCCAATAGCTGCGCGCGGGCACGTCGGCGATGCCGGCAAGCGCCTCCTGGAATCCCGAGGTTGGTTCGAACAGGTGCCGGGGGTTCGGCGCCAGGGCCGCCAGGGCCGAGCCCCAGTCGATGGCCCCAACCAGCGTCAAGCGGACGACCACCGCCAAGAAGCAGGCCATGATCGCCCCGACCATCAGCTTCAGCGTCAGCTCGTAGATTCGCACCCCTTTTCCCGGTCGGTCGTACTGCATGGTCACGAAGGCGACCACCAGCAGGATCGCCGCCGAGACGGCGAGCTTGCTTGTCAGCGAATCGGGGTAGGGCACAACGCCGGGCAGCAGATTCTCGGTCAACACCCCGTAGGCGAGCGCGTACTGGGGGAGCGCCCAGATCATGTTCGCCAACAGCGCGCCCAGCAACCACGACCAAGCCAGCACCGGATTGATGTGGCGCCGGATGCCGTCGAACGGCGAGGACTCGATCGACAGCGTCACGTAGCTGATGGCGCTGAGCATGACGACCCCCAGCATGATTGCGAGGGGTTGGACCCACAGCAGTTCATTGCCGCCGATCACCCCCAAGTACAGCGCGCTGGCCAGCGAGCCCCCTCCCAGGGTCAGCGCACTCTGCAGCCATCCCGGACCCGACAAACGCAGGTAGGCTGCCAGTACGCTGAGGGGGCCCCGGCGTTTGGCTTCTTCGATCACTCGACCCGAGTCGTCCATCGAAACCCTAAAACTGCGAGCAGGGCGCCCTTCCCTCGCACAGCAGCGTGCGGGGGTTATCACAGATCAACGTGCGGATCTCCTGCGAAGAGAACCCCTCTTGAGCGAGCCGATCGAGGTAGTTTCCAAAGGCGTCGAGCGGGGCGCCGTTGGCCGGCTGCCCGAAATCGGAAGACAAGATGACGTGGTCGACCCCCACCAAGCGGATCTGGCGAGCGATCTCGCTAAGCTCGATCGTGCCGGGACAGCACTCGGTGGCCGCCAACAAGCAGTGCTCAATTCTGGCCCCCAGGCCGACGGCCTCACGTTGTTGGTCGACGCTCATGCACGGCACGATCTCCGACGCGTGGGTGACAAGCATCCGTCGGGCGCCGCATTCGGCCCCCCGCTTCAGGATGGCCAGCGATTCGGCCGGGGAGAGGTGCCCCGTGGCCAGCACCGCGTCGTGCTCGACGATCAGATCGATGATCTCGATCACGTCAGCCTTGAGGAGCCCATCGCTGAGCGCTTCGAGTTGCTGCACGCCCCGTCGAGGGTGCGGGACCGGCGATACTTCGGGGCCCAGCGTCTGCACGTGGTGGAGTGCCGAGTAGGTGGGGAAGTAGATCACGTCTGCACCCGCCTGAAGCGCCGCTTCCACCGCGGCGGGGTTCATACCACCCACGGGGGGATTGAGCACCAGTGAACTAAAGAACCGCGGCCCATTGGGGAACAGACGGTTCAGTGCAAAGCATCGCCCTACGGTGCTGGTGACGTGGTCTTTGAGCCCAATGCCGGCCATCCCGAGGCGGCTAGCGTGTTGGGCTAGGTCCATAAAGTCCTGGGCCCTGGCGGTCACGTCGGGAGCGCAGTGCAAATGGATGTCAAACGCCCCAACCAGATTCATCGAAGCGCCCCCTGAGCCGCCGCGGGCTCAGGCCGCCCGCAGAGTTTCGCCGCGAGGGTGATCGCTTGAACCATGCTGCTCGCATCGGCGACGCCGTGCCAGGCGATGTCCAACGCGGTGCCGTGGTCGACCGAAGTCCTGATGATCGGCAGCCCGAGGGTGATGTTCACGGCCAAGTCGAACGCCAGGGCCTTCAGGGGGATGTGGCCCTGATCGTGGTACATGCAAATGAAGCAATCCGTCGCTCGGCGCCGAGCAGGCAAGAACGCGGTGTCAGGAGGGAGCGGGCCAGCGACCTGGATGCCGCGCTGCTGGGCGTCCCGTATCGCGGGAATAATAAAGCGTTCCTCCTCGCGCTCGCCGAACAGCCCGTTCTCGCCGGCGTGCGGGTTGAGCCCGCACACGATCAGGCGCGGTTCGCGCCCCTGCATACGCCGGATCGCCTGATCGCTCAGCTCGATGACGTCGCGAACTCGGTCCTGGTTCAGCAAGCCCGGCACGTCGCGGTAGCCGACGTGCGTGGTCACAAAACTGCAGGTTAGCTCGGACGAGGTGAGCATCATGCAAACGCGGTCCGCCAGGGTTTTGGCGGCGAAGATCTCTGTGTGACCGGGGTAGGGCACCCCCGCCGCGTCGAGCGCCTCCTTGTGGATGGGGCCGGTCGTGACCGCGTCTACTTGGCCGCGCATCGCCGCATCGATCGCCGCCAGGATGTAGCCATACGACGCCGCGCCGGTCTCACGGCTCACTTCGCCCGGACGGAACTCAGCGGTCGACGCCATCGGAAGGTCGAGAATCGCGGGAGTCGGCGCGTCCGCTTGCGGCCACGCCTGGGCCCCGTAGACGTGCCGGGGAACGGGCAGGCCGAGTTTCTCTCCTACGGCGCGCAAGATGCGGGCGTCGCCAAACAGGATTGGCCTACAGCACGACAGCACCGTTGCGTCGTGCGCAGCGCGCAGGGCCACCTCGGGGCCGATGCCCGCGGGGTCGCCGATCGTGATGGCTATGCGAGGAAGCATGCGTCTCTAAGATGAGCAAGGTCGAGGGCCTGGGGCCGCCGAGCTACAGGCTTACCACGCCGGTGCTGTCAGCGAACTTCTTCTGCTCTATCCCCGCGACCTGAAGCACCGATAGCCAAAGGTTCGCCAGCGGCACCTTACCGCTGTACTTGTGGTGGTATCCGGTCCGCAGCCCGACCCCCGCCTTTCCGGCCGTGACGAGCGGCACGTCGTTGTAGTTGTGGATGCGGCCGTCACCCATTCCCGAGCCAAGAAACACCAGCGAGTTGTCGAGCAGGTTGCCGTCCCCCTCCGGGGTCGCCTTGAGCCGCTTGACGAGGTGGGCGAACTGTTCGACGTGGAAGCGGTCGATCTTGCGGAGCTTCTCCTTGGCTTCCTCTCCCTTGGTGTGCGTCAGGACGTGATGGTTTTCAGGGGAGTCAAACACGCCGTCGTACATCCGCGGGGTGTCCCAACGCTCCGGGTCGATTACCAGCGTCGCGACGCGCGTCAGGTCTTGCTGGAACGACAACGCGATGAGGTCTTCCATCAACCGGATGTACGCCCCGCGTTCTTCAGGGACCCCGGTCGGCTCCTGGATGGGAGCGGCTTTGCCGTTGGCGGCCCGCCGTTCGGCCCGTTCGATCCTTACTTCGGCGCTCCGAACGGACTCGAGGTACTCGTCCAGCTTTCCCTGGTCGTCGGCGCCCAACTTGCGGCTCAAGCTCTGCGCGTCTTCCAGGATCACGTCGAGCACGCTCTTGGTAATCGGCTTAGGACGGCCGAACAGCCGGCGGAAGACCTCCCGGGGGTCTTTCTGGGGACCCGCCGCATAGCCCGGCCCGTGCCACGAGATCGTCTCAAAATACTTGGTCTCTTTCTGGTTGGCGTGATCGTTGCAGCTCAGCTCCAGCGAAGGAAGCAGTGTGGCCCCGCCAATCCGCCTCGCGATCATCTGGTCGACCGTGCGGTTGGTGCTGAAGCCGCCGTCCAGCGCCTCGGTGGGGGGCGAGCTAGTCAGCCAGCAACAGCCCGCTTGGGCGTGGACGCCGGTGCCGCCGCGGAACTCGCGGTCCAAGCCCGTGTAGATGTTGATGTCGTCGCGGAACTCGGCCAAGGGCTCCAGGCTGCGGGTCATTTCCCAGTCGCGGCCATCCCGCGTGGGGTGCCACGCGTCTTGGGCGACCCCGTTGGGGATATACACCCAAACGAAACGCTGCGGCCTAGCGGCCGCGGCGCCCCGCGCCAGGGCCGGCGACATCGCTTCGAGCCAGGGCAACGCGAGGGAGACCCCCAGCCCGCGCAGCAGCGTCCGGCGGTCGAGCGGGCGGTTGGTGAGGCAGGCGGGGGCGTATTTCATCGGCGTCACTTGCTGGTGGTTAGCTGAAAGGCGTCGCTGTTGACGATCGCCGAGATCATCGCGCTCAGCTTGTAGTTGTTTGCTTCGGTCTGTGCTTGGACCTGATCAACCAGGGCCGTGTCGAAGTACTCCAGCTTGCGGGAAAGCGCGTAGCTCAGCAGATGCTCGGTGAAGCCCTGCACGAAGCGGTCGCGGTCTTCCAGCAGCAACTGCTTGAACTCGGCCGGGCCATCGAACGACCCTAGTCCGCGGATGCTGCCTGAGGGATCAATCTGCTCGTCCCCTTCTTGCTCGCGCCAACGACCGATAGCGTCGTAGCTCTCCATGGCGAACCCGGGTGGATCGATGCGGTTGTGGCACACAGCGCACGCAGGATCGGCTCGGTGCAGCTCCACCTTCTCGCGCAGAGTCAGCCGCTGGCCATCGACCTCCTGTTCTTCGATGTCCGGAACGGCGACCGTCGGCGGCGGCGGGGGGCGGTTGAGGATCGTCTCCAAGAACCACGCACCACGCTTGATCGGGCTGGTCCGCGTGGGAAACGATGTCAGGGTGAGCGTTGCGCCCATGGTGATGACGCCCCCCCGCCGCGCGTCGGGGAGCCGAACGCGTCGCCAGGTGTCGTCCGAGTTCAGCGAGCCCTTGCCGAGCACTTCGCCCGATCGGTACGAACGCAGCTCGGAACCGTCGAACCCGTACAGCCGAGCGACCCTGGCGTTCACGTAGGTGTAGTCCGAATGCAACAGGTCCAGGACGGGGCGGTCCTCCACCATCACGGTTTCTACCGCCAGCAACGCCTCGCCAAACAGGTCGCGTGCCGAGGTGCGCTTTCCCTGAGGGCCGCTGTAGAAGTCCCTGAAGGCCTTGCTGTCGGGCTGGCTCGACCACAGCTCGCGGAGGCGTAGCCACTCCACGAAGAAGCTCTCGGAAAGCTCCCGCACACGCTCGTCCCGCAGCATCCGCCGCACCTGTGCTTCCAACTGCTCCGGTTCCGAAAGGCGCCCGCTGTCGGCCAGCGCCAGCAGTTGGTCGTCCGGCATGGTGCTCCACAGAAAGTAGCTCAGGCGCGAGGCCAGCTCGTGGTCGGTGAGCCTCCGAACGCCTTCCGCGTCCGTTGGGTCGTCGGTTCGCCCGACGTGGATCAGGTACAGGAAACTAGGAGAGCAGAGCACGCCCTGGAGGGCGGCTCGCATGGCCTGCTCCTCATCCCCCCCGGCGTCCTGAGACGACTCGTACAGTGCG from Pirellulimonas nuda includes:
- a CDS encoding alpha-amylase family protein; protein product: MASAALAGGLSPGLVRGEPGRGSSSQGMFAAVQIAPANLLDEGIERCLDLLQADASINTLLCYSHTYHLNGVGPANVLADHGLPMASNRERRLPSRWVRHDHAAFKGQTIGHQQIDGTLEYGDRDALAEIVSATQRRGMKVHARILEASMQAKGRLPGYECVATVKIDGRPGGGPCWNHPAYVEWLVATVAELFRAYPLDGFQFGAERVGPLSRVLFSGATPECFCLHCVARNKQRGVDAERAKAGFAALQQLIRGLEAGGATPADGVLVSVFRVLMQYPEVLSWEREWFAADEEIGRRLYGAVKGLAPNAQFGRHIDHQRSSWDPIYRAAVDYGQIADNCDYIKPILYHDVLGRRMRWWAVERMQARVFADFTRDDTLQALYAMLGYDGQREPGLDELDSRGMSPEYVFRETRRTVAGAGGKAHVYSGIGLDVPWHLPDGGMEVIKSDPETIVAACQRAIDAGASGLVASREYDEMTLSSLRAFGRAVNSLTPRGAANAGRVATTR
- a CDS encoding DUF6282 family protein, with protein sequence MNLVGAFDIHLHCAPDVTARAQDFMDLAQHASRLGMAGIGLKDHVTSTVGRCFALNRLFPNGPRFFSSLVLNPPVGGMNPAAVEAALQAGADVIYFPTYSALHHVQTLGPEVSPVPHPRRGVQQLEALSDGLLKADVIEIIDLIVEHDAVLATGHLSPAESLAILKRGAECGARRMLVTHASEIVPCMSVDQQREAVGLGARIEHCLLAATECCPGTIELSEIARQIRLVGVDHVILSSDFGQPANGAPLDAFGNYLDRLAQEGFSSQEIRTLICDNPRTLLCEGRAPCSQF
- the pdxA gene encoding 4-hydroxythreonine-4-phosphate dehydrogenase PdxA, giving the protein MLPRIAITIGDPAGIGPEVALRAAHDATVLSCCRPILFGDARILRAVGEKLGLPVPRHVYGAQAWPQADAPTPAILDLPMASTAEFRPGEVSRETGAASYGYILAAIDAAMRGQVDAVTTGPIHKEALDAAGVPYPGHTEIFAAKTLADRVCMMLTSSELTCSFVTTHVGYRDVPGLLNQDRVRDVIELSDQAIRRMQGREPRLIVCGLNPHAGENGLFGEREEERFIIPAIRDAQQRGIQVAGPLPPDTAFLPARRRATDCFICMYHDQGHIPLKALAFDLAVNITLGLPIIRTSVDHGTALDIAWHGVADASSMVQAITLAAKLCGRPEPAAAQGALR
- a CDS encoding DUF1552 domain-containing protein, with product MKYAPACLTNRPLDRRTLLRGLGVSLALPWLEAMSPALARGAAAARPQRFVWVYIPNGVAQDAWHPTRDGRDWEMTRSLEPLAEFRDDINIYTGLDREFRGGTGVHAQAGCCWLTSSPPTEALDGGFSTNRTVDQMIARRIGGATLLPSLELSCNDHANQKETKYFETISWHGPGYAAGPQKDPREVFRRLFGRPKPITKSVLDVILEDAQSLSRKLGADDQGKLDEYLESVRSAEVRIERAERRAANGKAAPIQEPTGVPEERGAYIRLMEDLIALSFQQDLTRVATLVIDPERWDTPRMYDGVFDSPENHHVLTHTKGEEAKEKLRKIDRFHVEQFAHLVKRLKATPEGDGNLLDNSLVFLGSGMGDGRIHNYNDVPLVTAGKAGVGLRTGYHHKYSGKVPLANLWLSVLQVAGIEQKKFADSTGVVSL